One segment of Deltaproteobacteria bacterium DNA contains the following:
- a CDS encoding M20/M25/M40 family metallo-hydrolase, which yields MNKTEIKQIHARGEELRDFIVETTIEIARVRTVNYDPADYPGEGPDGMDLPGHEARVVERLERVLDGWHLPHHREGRIPERPALFASVGRKEKGARRMMLLLHTDTVPSGDRSAWRFDPFDAHEKGGKLYGRGVLDNKGPLVSALAAFKIISEQAEQIPGEVIFAALPDEEVQAGYGLDWLLANGKIACDEAVVPDIAGEMKEINIAEKGRLGLSITVRGKSAHAMDPSQGVSAAYGLAQLVLELEKMKMPHTKHPILGRPTLNVGIIKGGNAANAVPDLAQAVVDIRYVPGQKEAAIKKQIKDLCAGIAKKRKGLRFTVEARRGAPPIAVKPDAPIVKTILAHAPKAQIVGTGGGTFAHALVEQGIDAVGWSPGNEKTYHQANEEIAVKQLTTYAGRLAAVVLDRVAG from the coding sequence ATGAACAAGACCGAGATCAAGCAGATCCATGCCCGGGGCGAGGAGCTCCGCGACTTCATCGTCGAGACCACCATCGAGATCGCCAGGGTGCGCACGGTGAACTACGACCCGGCCGACTACCCCGGCGAGGGGCCCGACGGCATGGACCTGCCCGGTCACGAGGCGCGAGTGGTCGAGCGCCTCGAGCGCGTCCTCGACGGCTGGCACCTGCCCCATCACCGGGAGGGCCGCATCCCCGAGCGCCCGGCCCTCTTCGCCAGCGTCGGCCGCAAGGAGAAGGGAGCCCGGCGGATGATGCTCCTGCTCCACACCGACACGGTCCCCTCCGGGGACCGCAGCGCCTGGCGCTTCGATCCCTTCGACGCCCACGAGAAGGGCGGCAAGCTCTACGGCCGGGGCGTCCTCGACAACAAGGGGCCGCTCGTCTCGGCCCTCGCGGCCTTCAAGATCATCTCGGAGCAGGCCGAGCAGATCCCGGGCGAGGTGATCTTCGCCGCCCTCCCCGACGAGGAGGTGCAGGCGGGCTACGGCCTCGACTGGCTCCTCGCCAACGGCAAGATCGCCTGTGACGAGGCGGTGGTGCCGGACATCGCCGGCGAGATGAAGGAGATCAACATCGCCGAGAAGGGTCGCCTGGGCCTCTCGATCACCGTACGCGGCAAGTCCGCCCACGCGATGGATCCCTCCCAGGGGGTGAGCGCCGCCTACGGCCTCGCCCAGCTGGTGCTCGAGCTCGAGAAGATGAAGATGCCCCACACCAAGCACCCCATCCTCGGGCGCCCCACCCTCAACGTGGGGATCATCAAGGGCGGCAACGCCGCGAACGCGGTGCCGGATCTGGCCCAGGCCGTGGTGGACATCCGCTACGTGCCCGGACAGAAGGAGGCCGCGATCAAGAAGCAGATCAAGGACCTCTGCGCCGGGATCGCGAAGAAGCGAAAGGGGCTGCGCTTCACGGTCGAGGCCCGGCGAGGTGCGCCGCCCATCGCGGTGAAGCCCGACGCGCCGATCGTGAAGACCATCCTCGCCCACGCCCCGAAGGCCCAGATCGTCGGCACCGGCGGCGGCACCTTCGCCCACGCCCTGGTCGAGCAGGGCATCGACGCGGTGGGCTGGTCCCCCGGCAACGAGAAGACCTACCACCAGGCCAACGAGGAGATCGCGGTCAAGCAGCTGACCACCTACGCCGGCCGCCTGGCCGCCGTGGTGCTGGATCGGGTGGCCGGGTAG
- a CDS encoding LeuA family protein, protein MSSNQHEQKLVYDWNTRKRRHPLTEGSVMLQDETLRDGIQGPSVKDPTIEEKKRFIELSAALGIHSINLGLPGAGPRAVEHVTELAEFIIEKKLPIKANCAARTHLNDVRPIAEISQKVGMQLEVMAFLGTSPIRRFVEEWEVEKLLKFSSTAIEFAVGEGLPVTFVTEDTVRSTPQDLSVLFRNAIECGIHRLTLCDTVGHATPDGVKNLIEFTKDIIESSGREVGIDWHGHNDRGLALTNTLTAMEYGATRLHGTALGIGERVGNASLDQLLVNLKLLGEFDGDLTNLPEWVKLISEATDTPIPKGYPVVGTDAFRTATGVHAAAVIKAEKKGEDFLADRVYSGVPASMVGESQRIEVGPMSGLSNVLYWLDKNGYEVSDELAQAVFAGAKAADHVLTDDEVHALAKAR, encoded by the coding sequence ATGTCGTCCAACCAGCACGAGCAGAAGCTCGTCTACGACTGGAACACTCGCAAGCGCCGCCACCCCCTCACCGAGGGGTCGGTGATGCTGCAGGACGAGACCCTGCGAGACGGTATCCAGGGCCCCTCGGTCAAGGATCCGACCATCGAGGAGAAGAAGCGCTTCATCGAGCTCTCCGCGGCCCTCGGTATCCACTCGATCAACCTCGGCCTGCCCGGCGCGGGTCCGCGGGCGGTCGAGCACGTCACGGAGCTGGCCGAGTTCATCATCGAGAAGAAGCTGCCCATCAAGGCGAACTGCGCGGCGCGGACCCACCTGAATGATGTGCGCCCGATCGCCGAGATCAGCCAGAAGGTCGGGATGCAGCTCGAGGTGATGGCCTTCCTCGGCACCAGCCCCATCCGGCGCTTCGTCGAGGAGTGGGAGGTCGAGAAGCTGCTGAAGTTCAGCTCGACCGCCATCGAGTTCGCGGTGGGCGAGGGCCTGCCGGTGACCTTCGTCACCGAGGACACCGTGCGCTCGACGCCCCAGGACCTCTCGGTGCTCTTCCGCAACGCCATCGAGTGCGGCATCCACCGCCTCACCCTCTGCGACACCGTCGGCCACGCCACCCCCGACGGCGTGAAGAACCTCATCGAGTTCACCAAGGACATCATCGAGTCCTCGGGGCGCGAGGTGGGCATCGACTGGCACGGTCACAACGATCGGGGCCTGGCGCTGACCAACACCCTCACCGCCATGGAGTACGGCGCCACCCGCCTCCACGGCACGGCGCTGGGCATCGGCGAGCGCGTCGGCAACGCCTCCCTCGATCAGCTCCTGGTGAACCTCAAGCTCCTCGGTGAGTTCGACGGCGACCTGACCAACCTCCCCGAGTGGGTGAAGCTGATCTCGGAGGCCACCGACACGCCCATCCCCAAGGGCTACCCCGTCGTCGGCACCGACGCCTTCCGGACCGCCACCGGCGTGCACGCCGCCGCGGTGATCAAGGCCGAGAAGAAGGGCGAGGACTTCCTCGCCGATCGAGTCTACTCGGGCGTCCCCGCCTCGATGGTGGGGGAGTCCCAGCGCATCGAGGTGGGCCCGATGAGCGGCCTCTCGAACGTCCTCTACTGGCTCGACAAGAACGGCTACGAGGTCAGCGACGAGCTGGCCCAGGCCGTCTTCGCCGGCGCCAAGGCCGCGGACCACGTCCTCACCGACGACGAGGTCCACGCCCTGGCGAAGGCGCGGTAG
- a CDS encoding (2Fe-2S)-binding protein — MTLPDPAPALLRLLVNGETRVLPCAPNETLLEVLRYRLALTGTKQGCDKGDCGACTVLIDGQPALACLTLATLCEGKNIWTVEGLADGPELHPVQAAFVRHGAAQCGFCTPGMLMSSVHFAESYTGSEAPEHGEIAHALSGNLCRCTGYTKILDAVAEATLEVAARRGAPGAGEEGGS; from the coding sequence ATGACCCTCCCCGACCCCGCCCCCGCGCTGCTGCGCCTCCTCGTCAACGGCGAGACGCGGGTGCTCCCCTGTGCCCCGAACGAGACCCTCCTCGAGGTGCTGCGCTACCGCCTCGCCCTCACCGGCACCAAGCAGGGCTGCGACAAGGGGGACTGCGGCGCCTGCACGGTGCTCATCGACGGGCAGCCGGCCCTCGCCTGCCTGACCCTGGCCACCCTCTGTGAGGGGAAGAACATCTGGACCGTCGAGGGGCTGGCCGACGGCCCCGAGCTCCACCCGGTGCAGGCGGCCTTCGTCCGGCACGGCGCGGCCCAGTGCGGCTTCTGCACCCCGGGGATGCTGATGTCCTCGGTGCACTTCGCCGAGAGCTACACCGGATCGGAGGCGCCGGAGCACGGCGAGATCGCTCACGCCCTCTCGGGCAACCTCTGCCGATGCACCGGCTACACCAAGATCCTCGACGCCGTCGCCGAGGCCACCCTCGAGGTGGCCGCCCGGCGCGGGGCCCCCGGAGCGGGAGAGGAGGGGGGCTCATGA
- a CDS encoding xanthine dehydrogenase family protein molybdopterin-binding subunit → MKTPPLPRDLERYADQARPPRETPGHAPVIGRRHGRIDGPAQVTGAAIYADDLCLPRMLHGKILRSPHAHARIVSIDVEAALALPGVEAVITGQDLMTPYGIIPWTEDEHVMAVERALFVGDAVAAVAALDEATAEAACGLIEVEWEVLPHVLDPEEALREGAPVLHPHPKRKGNLTKEIELSFGDPGAGDEAATVVEGDYFFHGTTHAAIEPHCAIGEVGADGLLTVHSATQVPHYLHRALARVLELPPNRIRVVQPAVGGGFGGKSEPFDLEFCVALLSLRTGRPVKILYTREEVFLAHRGRHPTAVHAKLAVDDEGRLQGYEADLLLDGGAYASFGLITTYYSGQLTALPYRLPAYRYRSRRAYTNKPACGPKRGHGAVQPRFALEVSLDKAAHALGIDPIELRRRNFIGENTRTVNELRVGSLGLLTCLDEVERRSEWKARRGRLPFGHGLGVACSAYISGTNYPVYPNEMPLSAVQVAADRSGRVRIFSGASEIGQGSDTMLAAVCAQELGVELTDVRVVSADTDLTPVDLGAYSSRITLMAGHAALHGTRQLAAKVRQAVAEAWEIEKKNVALAGRLALDITDPSRSLPIAEAFALAEARFGTLGATGYYHTPKDVHGDYRGGAIGATPAFSATAHVVEVIVDPETGVIGVEKVWCAHDCGRALNPLLVEGQIEGSCYMGLGEALMEHHEVGPGGRLLAPDLLDYRIPTSVDTPPIEAIVVEAPDAHGPYGAKEAGEGPLHSVIPALANAVFDAIGVRIDTLPLTPEKVLAALDARLEATTDEGGAA, encoded by the coding sequence ATGAAGACCCCGCCCCTCCCCCGGGACCTCGAGCGCTACGCCGACCAGGCCCGACCGCCCCGGGAGACCCCCGGCCACGCGCCGGTGATCGGCCGCCGCCATGGGCGAATCGACGGGCCGGCCCAGGTGACGGGCGCGGCGATCTACGCCGACGACCTCTGCCTGCCGCGGATGCTCCACGGCAAGATCCTGCGCTCGCCCCACGCCCACGCGCGGATCGTCTCCATCGACGTCGAGGCGGCCCTCGCCCTGCCCGGCGTCGAGGCGGTGATCACCGGGCAGGACCTGATGACCCCCTACGGGATCATCCCCTGGACCGAGGACGAGCACGTGATGGCCGTCGAGCGCGCCCTCTTCGTGGGGGACGCGGTGGCGGCGGTGGCGGCCCTCGACGAGGCCACCGCCGAGGCCGCCTGCGGCCTGATCGAGGTCGAGTGGGAGGTGCTGCCGCACGTCCTCGATCCCGAGGAGGCTCTGCGCGAGGGCGCCCCGGTCCTCCACCCGCACCCGAAGCGGAAGGGCAACCTCACGAAAGAGATCGAGCTCTCGTTCGGAGACCCCGGCGCAGGCGATGAGGCTGCGACGGTTGTGGAAGGGGACTACTTCTTCCACGGCACCACGCACGCCGCCATCGAGCCCCACTGCGCCATCGGCGAGGTGGGCGCCGACGGGCTGCTCACGGTCCACTCCGCCACCCAGGTACCCCACTACCTCCACCGGGCACTGGCCCGCGTCCTCGAGCTGCCGCCGAACCGGATCCGGGTGGTGCAGCCGGCGGTGGGCGGGGGCTTCGGCGGGAAGTCCGAGCCCTTCGACCTCGAGTTCTGCGTCGCGCTCCTCTCGCTGCGCACCGGCCGGCCAGTGAAGATCCTCTACACCCGGGAGGAGGTCTTCCTGGCCCACCGCGGCCGGCACCCCACCGCCGTGCACGCGAAGCTCGCCGTGGACGACGAGGGGAGGCTGCAGGGCTACGAGGCCGACCTCCTCCTCGACGGCGGGGCCTATGCCTCCTTCGGGCTGATCACGACCTACTACTCCGGGCAGCTCACCGCCCTGCCCTACCGGCTGCCCGCCTACCGCTACCGGAGCCGGCGCGCCTACACCAACAAGCCAGCCTGCGGCCCCAAGCGAGGCCACGGCGCGGTGCAGCCCCGCTTCGCCCTGGAGGTCTCCCTCGACAAGGCGGCCCACGCCCTGGGGATCGATCCGATCGAGCTGCGCCGCCGGAACTTCATCGGCGAGAACACCCGCACCGTGAACGAGCTGCGGGTCGGGTCCCTGGGCCTACTCACCTGCCTGGACGAGGTCGAGCGGCGCAGCGAGTGGAAGGCGCGCCGCGGCAGGCTGCCCTTCGGGCACGGCCTCGGCGTCGCCTGCAGCGCCTACATCAGCGGCACCAACTACCCGGTCTACCCCAACGAGATGCCCCTCTCGGCCGTGCAGGTCGCCGCCGATCGCTCCGGCCGGGTGCGGATCTTCAGCGGCGCCTCGGAGATCGGGCAGGGCTCGGACACGATGCTCGCCGCCGTCTGCGCCCAGGAGCTGGGGGTCGAGCTGACCGACGTGCGGGTGGTCAGCGCCGACACCGATCTGACCCCCGTCGACCTCGGCGCCTACTCCAGCCGCATCACCCTCATGGCCGGGCACGCGGCCCTCCACGGCACCCGCCAGCTCGCCGCGAAGGTCCGCCAGGCCGTGGCCGAGGCCTGGGAGATCGAGAAGAAGAACGTCGCCCTCGCCGGCCGCCTGGCCCTCGACATCACCGACCCCTCCCGCAGCCTGCCCATCGCCGAGGCCTTCGCCCTGGCCGAGGCGCGCTTCGGCACCCTCGGCGCGACGGGCTACTACCACACCCCCAAGGACGTGCACGGCGACTACCGGGGCGGCGCCATCGGCGCGACGCCGGCCTTCTCGGCCACCGCCCACGTGGTCGAGGTGATCGTCGACCCGGAGACCGGCGTCATCGGCGTGGAGAAGGTCTGGTGCGCCCACGACTGCGGCCGGGCCCTCAACCCCCTGCTGGTCGAGGGGCAGATCGAGGGCTCCTGCTACATGGGCCTGGGCGAGGCGCTGATGGAGCACCACGAGGTCGGCCCTGGCGGGCGGCTCCTCGCCCCCGATCTACTCGACTACCGGATCCCCACCAGCGTCGACACGCCGCCCATCGAGGCCATCGTCGTGGAGGCCCCCGACGCCCACGGGCCCTACGGCGCCAAGGAGGCGGGCGAGGGGCCGCTGCACTCGGTGATCCCGGCCCTGGCCAACGCCGTCTTCGACGCCATCGGGGTGAGGATCGACACCCTGCCGCTGACCCCCGAGAAGGTCCTGGCGGCCCTCGACGCCCGCCTCGAGGCCACGACCGACGAGGGAGGTGCCGCATGA
- a CDS encoding FAD binding domain-containing protein → MMGLPPFALARPTELAAAIELLRAGGPRARLLAGGTDLLVNLKHRLHEVDTLISLEGLAELRGLREEADGTLVLGANLKLVEVAADPRIRLRATALAEAAGEVAHPQARQMGTLGGNVCLDVRCRWVNRSPAWRASLGGCLKSEGEVCHVVPKGKNCVAALSGDTLPALAALRAEAVIAGPAGERRVPVEDLRGKDGREPLTLGPGEILVSLRIPPAAPLRRSAYQKWAVRGAVDFPLVGVGLSAEVREGATLHDIRIAVGVLGPRPKIVTGLQAYEGERADAALGRAIAERVCRQCTPLPNVLSDPDYRRRLLGVLVQRQIAAWGE, encoded by the coding sequence ATGATGGGCCTCCCTCCCTTCGCCCTCGCGCGGCCCACCGAGCTGGCCGCGGCGATCGAGCTCCTGCGCGCCGGCGGCCCCCGCGCCCGGCTGCTGGCCGGGGGCACCGACCTGCTGGTGAACCTCAAGCACCGCCTGCACGAGGTCGACACCCTGATCTCCCTGGAGGGCCTCGCCGAGCTGCGCGGCCTGCGGGAGGAGGCGGACGGAACCCTGGTCCTGGGGGCGAACCTGAAGCTGGTCGAGGTGGCCGCCGATCCCCGCATCCGGCTGCGCGCGACGGCGCTGGCCGAGGCTGCCGGTGAGGTCGCCCACCCCCAGGCCCGGCAGATGGGCACCCTCGGCGGCAACGTCTGCCTCGACGTCCGCTGCCGCTGGGTGAACCGGAGCCCGGCCTGGCGGGCCTCCCTCGGGGGCTGCCTGAAGAGCGAGGGCGAGGTCTGCCACGTGGTCCCCAAGGGGAAGAACTGCGTCGCGGCGCTCTCGGGCGACACCCTCCCCGCCCTCGCCGCCCTGCGGGCCGAGGCGGTGATCGCCGGCCCGGCGGGCGAGCGCCGGGTGCCGGTGGAGGACCTGCGGGGCAAGGACGGCCGCGAACCCCTCACCCTCGGGCCCGGCGAGATCCTGGTTTCCCTGCGGATCCCCCCGGCCGCGCCCCTGCGGCGCAGCGCCTACCAGAAGTGGGCGGTCCGGGGCGCGGTGGACTTCCCCCTGGTGGGGGTCGGGCTCTCGGCGGAGGTGCGGGAAGGTGCGACCCTGCACGACATCCGGATCGCGGTCGGCGTGCTCGGACCCCGCCCGAAGATCGTCACCGGCCTCCAGGCGTACGAAGGGGAGCGGGCCGATGCCGCCCTCGGGCGTGCCATCGCGGAACGGGTGTGCCGTCAGTGCACACCGCTGCCCAACGTGCTCTCCGATCCGGACTACCGCCGTAGACTGCTCGGAGTGCTCGTCCAGAGGCAGATCGCGGCCTGGGGAGAGTAG
- a CDS encoding AMP-binding protein, with protein MTALPDTAETRLPLAHLEGPPMPALEVETLPAALARAAGSHPDRTYLGFLDAKNEPTEVSFGALQAGSEAFARALLAWELEPGERVVLLLPTGPDFLEAFFGTLLAGGVPVPWPLPLTMGRIDAYVEGTVARIVADAGASHCITTDRAEESLGRVMEGLGKPGRVKTMEALRADEAPAADFPALSPDGLALLQYTSGRTHLPGGVRLTHRQLLSNVAGVGQALALGEDDVGMSWIPLVHDMGLVGVLCSSLYFRFPSYVMAPEAFLMRPYRWLQAISTFKATLSAAPNFAYRLCVRRVSDRYLEGVDLSSWRLALNGAEQVQPDSCDAFAERFAGVGFQKSAFYPLYGLAENALAATCPLLDRTYETYPFDATIEKGELVAASPSPEAGAPVASVGRPLPGQEIAIVDAAGELLPERHQGKIVVRGVCLMEGIHGRPERTSELKAGGWLQTGDLGFIEDGRLFVTGRLKEMVIKMGRNYYPDDVEQVLLDAGVLEGRRVTALATGNAESGTEDLLLVLEGPAFDEADPKARKAFENTLSATLLDQLGIRADRILHLAPGHLGEGDASARRAAIRTLLREESAA; from the coding sequence ATGACCGCGCTCCCCGACACCGCCGAGACCCGGCTCCCCCTCGCTCACCTCGAGGGTCCGCCGATGCCCGCCCTCGAGGTGGAGACTCTCCCGGCCGCCCTGGCCCGGGCCGCCGGCTCCCACCCCGATCGCACCTACCTCGGCTTCCTCGACGCCAAGAACGAGCCCACCGAGGTCAGCTTCGGCGCCCTGCAGGCGGGCTCCGAGGCCTTCGCCCGGGCCCTGCTGGCCTGGGAGCTCGAGCCCGGCGAGCGGGTGGTGCTCCTCCTCCCCACCGGCCCGGACTTCCTCGAGGCCTTCTTCGGCACCCTCCTGGCCGGAGGCGTGCCCGTCCCCTGGCCCCTGCCCCTGACCATGGGCCGGATCGACGCCTACGTGGAGGGCACCGTCGCCCGGATCGTCGCCGACGCCGGGGCGAGCCACTGCATCACCACCGATCGGGCCGAGGAGTCCCTCGGCCGGGTGATGGAGGGCCTCGGCAAGCCCGGGCGCGTGAAGACCATGGAGGCCCTGCGGGCGGACGAGGCTCCGGCGGCGGACTTCCCCGCGCTCTCTCCCGACGGCCTCGCGCTCCTGCAGTACACCTCCGGCCGCACCCACCTGCCGGGCGGCGTCCGCCTCACTCACCGTCAGCTCCTCTCGAACGTCGCCGGCGTCGGGCAGGCCCTGGCCCTGGGCGAGGACGACGTGGGCATGAGCTGGATCCCCCTGGTCCACGACATGGGCCTGGTCGGCGTGCTCTGCTCCAGCCTCTACTTCCGCTTCCCCTCCTACGTGATGGCCCCCGAGGCCTTCCTGATGCGGCCCTACCGCTGGCTGCAGGCCATCTCGACCTTCAAGGCCACCCTCTCCGCCGCGCCCAACTTCGCCTACCGCCTCTGCGTGCGGAGGGTGAGCGACCGCTACCTCGAGGGGGTCGACCTCTCCAGCTGGCGCCTGGCCCTGAACGGCGCCGAGCAGGTGCAGCCGGACTCCTGTGACGCCTTCGCCGAGCGCTTCGCCGGGGTGGGCTTCCAGAAGTCGGCCTTCTATCCCCTCTACGGCCTGGCCGAGAACGCCCTGGCCGCGACCTGCCCGCTCTTGGATCGCACCTACGAGACCTACCCCTTCGACGCGACCATCGAGAAGGGCGAGCTGGTCGCCGCCTCTCCCTCGCCGGAAGCAGGCGCGCCCGTCGCCTCGGTGGGCCGGCCTCTGCCGGGCCAGGAGATCGCCATCGTGGACGCCGCCGGCGAGCTCCTCCCCGAGCGGCACCAGGGCAAGATCGTCGTGCGCGGCGTCTGCCTGATGGAGGGCATCCACGGCCGCCCCGAGCGCACCTCCGAGCTGAAGGCCGGGGGCTGGCTGCAGACCGGTGACCTCGGCTTCATCGAGGATGGCCGCCTCTTCGTGACCGGCCGCCTCAAGGAGATGGTCATCAAGATGGGGCGCAACTACTACCCGGACGACGTGGAGCAGGTGCTCCTCGACGCCGGCGTGCTGGAGGGCCGGCGCGTCACCGCCCTGGCGACGGGCAACGCCGAGAGCGGCACCGAGGACCTCCTGCTCGTCCTCGAGGGGCCCGCCTTCGACGAGGCGGATCCGAAGGCCCGGAAGGCCTTCGAGAACACCCTGAGCGCCACCCTCCTCGATCAGCTCGGCATCCGCGCCGACCGCATCCTCCACCTGGCCCCGGGGCACCTCGGCGAGGGCGACGCCAGCGCCCGCCGGGCCGCGATCCGCACGCTGCTGCGCGAGGAGAGCGCGGCATGA
- a CDS encoding NAD-dependent epimerase/dehydratase family protein — MSSVVVGGTGFIGLNLCEALLARGEDVVSTRRKSSNTIFARRLKLPLVPADLETGEGLAEALEGRETLYFAAGHYPRYSVDTEAQVEMAVRHLRGVLEAAREAGLRRVVYVGTVSTVGKAPAGALATEEDGLTAPEEGDTYAAIKLALSEAALSANGEGLEVVELMPTGVLGPYDHKVGTGFFLLGQLSEKLDFWIEGKVNFIDARDLAEAAIAAAERGKPGERYILGGHNITVEDFVKQIADRFEVPVPARRLDLAAARALAHAEEARVLAEGKGRPLLTREMADAIGDGQFVDISRARASLGLSPRPLNETLDAAVGWYRKNGFLPRETPARRTA, encoded by the coding sequence ATGAGCTCGGTGGTGGTCGGCGGCACGGGCTTCATCGGCCTGAACCTCTGCGAGGCGCTCCTCGCCCGCGGAGAGGACGTCGTCTCCACCCGCCGCAAGTCGAGCAACACCATCTTCGCCCGGCGGCTGAAGCTGCCGCTGGTGCCCGCCGATCTCGAGACCGGCGAGGGCCTCGCCGAGGCCCTCGAGGGGCGCGAGACCCTCTACTTCGCCGCCGGCCACTATCCCCGCTACTCGGTCGACACCGAGGCCCAGGTCGAGATGGCCGTGCGCCACCTGCGCGGCGTCCTCGAGGCGGCCCGCGAGGCCGGCCTGCGGCGGGTGGTCTACGTGGGCACCGTCTCCACCGTCGGCAAGGCGCCGGCCGGGGCGCTGGCCACCGAGGAGGACGGACTGACCGCTCCGGAGGAGGGGGACACCTACGCCGCGATCAAGCTGGCCCTCTCCGAGGCCGCCCTCTCGGCCAACGGAGAGGGGCTCGAGGTCGTCGAGCTGATGCCCACCGGCGTGCTCGGCCCCTACGACCACAAGGTCGGCACCGGCTTCTTCCTCCTCGGCCAGCTCTCGGAGAAGCTCGACTTCTGGATCGAGGGCAAGGTGAACTTCATCGACGCTCGCGATCTGGCCGAGGCCGCCATCGCGGCGGCCGAGCGCGGCAAGCCCGGCGAGCGCTACATCCTCGGCGGCCACAACATCACGGTCGAGGACTTCGTGAAGCAGATCGCCGATCGCTTCGAGGTCCCCGTCCCGGCGCGACGCCTCGATCTGGCCGCCGCGCGCGCGCTGGCCCACGCCGAGGAGGCGCGGGTCCTCGCCGAGGGCAAGGGCCGCCCGCTGCTGACCCGCGAGATGGCGGATGCCATCGGCGACGGTCAGTTCGTCGACATCTCCCGGGCGAGGGCCTCCCTGGGCCTCTCGCCCCGCCCCCTGAACGAGACCCTGGATGCCGCCGTCGGGTGGTATCGCAAGAACGGATTCCTTCCGCGGGAGACCCCCGCCAGGAGAACAGCATGA
- a CDS encoding acyl carrier protein has product MSDRKEELQTAVFEIVAELVSAEPGEIKGEDRLREDLGLDSLQSMELLSRVSETFEIDPDLEEVMDLATVEEVITSLAAHLEGA; this is encoded by the coding sequence ATGAGCGACCGCAAGGAAGAACTTCAGACCGCCGTCTTCGAGATCGTGGCCGAGCTGGTCAGCGCCGAGCCGGGCGAGATCAAGGGCGAGGATCGCCTCCGCGAGGACCTGGGCCTCGACTCCCTGCAGAGCATGGAGCTGCTCTCCCGCGTGAGCGAGACCTTCGAGATCGATCCCGACCTCGAGGAGGTCATGGATCTGGCCACCGTCGAGGAGGTGATCACCTCCCTCGCCGCCCACCTGGAAGGCGCGTGA
- a CDS encoding radical SAM protein has protein sequence MKVTFVYPGFERHAEAHPELLEFVPADEYLGPPSLGIASVAAATPEQYEVAFIDDRLTPVDAGLETDVVALSFFTPAATRALEIADQMRAAGKTVVAGGIFPTQMPDVVAEHVDAVVVGEGEPVWADLLADAEKGSLKKKYVAPPHDLSTSPVPRVDLYFNAETEGHHPDDYPFQLSRGCPLTCDACVLPIHMGKKMRFYSQEQLEATMRAYADAGKMVSLTEDTSIFGLQGARKHLREFLDTTLRLQQEGVKVKISYLGISMPMILNLDPTLLQQMRSTGMDRFYLVGGFDPITRNAFGPNDPKALEKAYKVIARCKEFGIDPYVSFLVGNEGDDEGTFDRMLEFASKSGIELAEFVVSTPYPGTPIWHRYQEEGRIFDHTWKHYNDANVVFEPHQMSPERLQEGYLYLWREFYRGRQAEFDERSHQRSTVQF, from the coding sequence ATGAAGGTCACCTTCGTCTATCCCGGCTTCGAGCGGCACGCCGAGGCGCACCCCGAGCTCCTCGAGTTCGTCCCGGCGGACGAGTACCTCGGCCCGCCCTCCCTGGGTATCGCCTCGGTGGCGGCCGCCACCCCCGAGCAGTACGAGGTCGCCTTCATCGACGACCGCCTGACGCCCGTCGACGCCGGCCTCGAGACCGACGTCGTCGCCCTCTCCTTCTTCACCCCGGCCGCGACCCGGGCCCTGGAGATCGCCGACCAGATGCGGGCGGCGGGCAAGACCGTCGTCGCCGGCGGCATCTTCCCCACCCAGATGCCCGACGTCGTCGCCGAGCACGTCGACGCCGTGGTCGTGGGCGAGGGTGAGCCGGTCTGGGCCGACCTCCTGGCCGACGCCGAGAAGGGCTCGCTGAAGAAGAAGTACGTCGCGCCGCCGCACGACCTCTCCACCTCGCCGGTCCCGCGGGTCGACCTCTACTTCAACGCCGAGACCGAGGGGCACCACCCGGACGACTACCCCTTCCAGCTCTCCCGGGGCTGCCCCCTCACCTGCGACGCCTGCGTGCTGCCCATCCACATGGGCAAGAAGATGCGCTTCTACTCGCAGGAGCAGCTCGAGGCGACGATGCGGGCCTACGCCGACGCCGGCAAGATGGTCTCCCTGACCGAGGACACCTCGATCTTCGGCCTCCAGGGCGCCCGGAAGCACCTGCGGGAGTTCCTCGACACCACCCTGCGCCTCCAGCAGGAGGGTGTGAAGGTGAAGATCTCCTACCTCGGCATCTCGATGCCGATGATCCTCAACCTCGATCCGACGCTGCTCCAGCAGATGCGGTCGACGGGGATGGATCGCTTCTACCTGGTGGGCGGCTTCGACCCCATCACCCGCAACGCCTTCGGCCCGAACGACCCCAAGGCGCTGGAGAAGGCCTACAAGGTCATCGCCCGCTGCAAGGAGTTCGGGATCGATCCCTACGTCTCCTTCCTCGTGGGCAACGAGGGTGACGACGAGGGCACCTTCGATCGGATGCTGGAGTTCGCCAGCAAGTCCGGGATCGAGCTGGCCGAGTTCGTGGTCTCGACCCCCTACCCGGGCACCCCGATCTGGCACCGCTACCAGGAGGAGGGTCGGATCTTCGACCACACCTGGAAGCACTACAACGACGCGAACGTGGTCTTCGAGCCGCACCAGATGAGCCCGGAGCGCCTGCAGGAGGGCTACCTCTACCTGTGGCGCGAGTTCTACCGGGGTCGTCAGGCCGAGTTCGACGAGCGTTCGCACCAACGCAGCACCGTTCAGTTCTAG